A part of Vigna radiata var. radiata cultivar VC1973A chromosome 11, Vradiata_ver6, whole genome shotgun sequence genomic DNA contains:
- the LOC106777813 gene encoding peroxidase 64-like: MATMAAFLNLVIILSVVSTGNSLSLNHYENSCPKVECIVAKAVKDATAKDKTVPAALLRMHFHDCFVRGCDASVLLNSKGNSKAEKDGPPNVSLHAFYVIDAAKKALEAACPGVVSCADILALAARDAVFLSGGPTWDVPKGRKDGRTSKASETIQLPAPTFNLSQLRQSFSQRGLSGEDLVALSGGHTLGFSHCSSFKSRLHSFNATHDVDPSLNPSFAAKLKSICPLKNQAKNAGTTMDPSSATFDNTYYRLILQNKGLFSSDQALLDNPDTKNLVTKFATSQKAFYQAFAKSMIKMSNINGGQEVRKDCRVIN; this comes from the exons ATGGCTACCATGGCTGCTTTCTTGAACTTGGTCATCATACTTTCAGTAGTTTCTACCGGAAACTCACTGAGCTTAAACCACTATGAAAATTCATGCCCTAAAGTGGAGTGCATTGTTGCCAAGGCAGTGAAGGATGCCACTGCTAAGGACAAAACTGTTCCAGCAGCACTTCTTCGAATGCACTTCCATGATTGTTTCGTTCGG GGGTGTGATGCCTCCGTGCTGCTAAATTCAAAAGGAAACAGCAAAGCAGAAAAAGATGGGCCACCAAACGTTTCTTTGCATGCATTCTATGTCATCGATGCAGCAAAGAAAGCATTAGAAGCTGCATGCCCTGGTGTGGTCTCTTGTGCTGATATCCTAGCTCTAGCAGCAAGGGACGCAGTTTTTCTG tCTGGAGGACCTACATGGGATGTTCCTAAAGGAAGAAAGGATGGAAGAACATCTAAGGCCAGTGAAACCATACAGTTACCAGCTCCAACCTTCAACTTATCACAACTGCGGCAAAGTTTCTCTCAAAGAGGACTGTCTGGGGAAGACTTGGTAGCTCTGTCAG GGGGGCATACTCTGGGTTTCTCTCATTGCTCGTCTTTCAAGAGCAGACTGCACAGCTTTAATGCTACACATGATGTTGATCCTTCATTAAATCCGTCATTTGCAGCAAAACTGAAATCAATTTGTCCACTAAAAAATCAGGCAAAAAATGCAGGCACCACTATGGATCCTTCTTCAGCAACTTTTGACAATACATATTACAGGTTGATTCTCCAAAATAAAGGCTTGTTTTCTTCTGATCAAGCTTTGCTCGATAACCCAGATACCAAGAATCTGGTTACGAAGTTTGCCACCTCACAAAAGGCCTTTTATCAGGCTTTCGCAAAGTCCATGATCAAAATGAGTAACATCAACGGGGGCCAAGAGGTTAGGAAGGACTGCAgagtaatcaattaa
- the LOC106776439 gene encoding aspartyl protease family protein 1 — MAPSFSFNHNHGHNFLSLSLLMLALTTLASHSSHALHSFGFDIHHRFSDPVKEVLGAGDLPVKGTRQYYVVMAHRDRMFRGRRLAGGHHTPLTFVPSNETYQIGTFGFLHFANVSVGTPPLSFLVALDTGSDLFWLPCNCTKCVRAIGISNQRIDFSIYDLKGSSTSEKVLCNSSLCELQKQCSSSGSVCPYEVNYLSNGTSTSGFLVDDVLHLITDDDQAKDADTRVTFGCGQVQTGAFLDGAAPNGLLGLGMGDVSVPSILAKEGLTSNSFSMCFGPDGLGRITFGDNSSLVQGKTPFNLRASHPTYNITVSQINLGGNVADIEFHAIFDSGTSFTYLNDPAYTQITNSFNSVVKLQRHSSSSSSDELPFEYCYDLSSNQVVEVPINFTMKGGDTFTVTDPIVTVTGEGISLLCLGVVKSNNVNIIGQNFMTGYHIVFDRDNMILGWKESNCYDDELSTLPVNRSHSSAIPPAIAVNPQATSNQPNELSPNLSFKIKPTSVLMVALFLLLAIF, encoded by the exons ATGGCTCCTTCTTTCAGTTTCAACCATAATCACGGacacaattttctttctctgtcACTGCTCATGCTGGCTTTGACGACTTTAGCTTCACACAGTTCCCACGCGCTTCATTCCTTCGGCTTCGACATACACCACCGCTTTTCGGATCCGGTTAAGGAGGTTCTCGGCGCAGGTGACTTACCCGTCAAGGGAACTCGCCAGTACTATGTTGTCATGGCCCACAGAGACCGAATGTTCCGGGGCCGGCGTCTCGCCGGCGGTCACCACACTCCTCTTACTTTTGTCCCCAGCAACGAGACTTATCAGATTGGAACATTCGGATT CTTGCATTTTGCCAATGTTTCTGTTGGGACTCCACCTTTATCGTTTCTGGTGGCATTGGATACTGGTAGTGACTTGTTCTGGTTACCTTGCAATTGTACCAAATGTGTGCGTGCTATAGGTATATCAAACCAG AGAATTGATTTTAGTATCTATGATCTTAAAGGATCATCCACAAGTGAAAAGGTTTTGTGCAACAGCAGCTTATGTGAGCTACAGAAACAATGCTCTTCATCTGGTAGCGTTTGTCCTTATGAAGTAAACTATCTATCAAATGGCACTTCAACTTCTGGGTTCCTAGTGGACGATGTGCTGCACTTAATTACAGACGATGATCAAGCAAAAGATGCTGATACACGAGTTACTTTTGG TTGTGGCCAAGTTCAGACTGGTGCTTTTTTGGATGGGGCAGCCCCAAATGGTCTCCTTGGACTAGGAATGGGTGATGTATCTGTGCCAAGTATCTTAGCCAAAGAAGGGCTCActtcaaattctttttcaatGTGTTTTGGACCTGATGGTCTTGGAAGAATCACATTTGGGGATAATAGTAGCTTGGTTCAGGGAAAAACACCATTCAACCTAAGGGCATCGCA TCCTACTTACAACATCACTGTATCCCAAATTAATTTGGGTGGAAATGTTGCTGATATTGAGTTTCATGCCATATTTGACTCTGGGACCTCGTTCACATACCTAAATGACCCAGCTTATACGCAGATTACTAACAGT TTTAATTCAGTAGTTAAACTACAACGGCATTCATCTTCTAGTAGTTCTGATGAGCTCCCCTTCGAGTACTGCTATGACTTAAG TTCAAACCAGGTTGTTGAAGTTCCCATCAATTTTACCATGAAAGGAGGAGATACTTTTACTGTCACAGATCCTATAGTAACTGTCACAGGGGAG GGTATTAGCTTACTATGTTTGGGTGTGGTGAAAAGCAACAACGTCAATATCATTGGAC AGAACTTCATGACTGGTTACCATATAGTGTTTGATCGCGACAACATGATTCTTGGTTGGAAAGAATCTAATT GTTATGATGATGAACTCTCTACTTTACCTGTTAACCGATCACATTCCTCTGCTATTCCTCCTGCCATAGCTGTGAATCCTCAAGCAACATCAAATCAGCCTAATGAGCTTTCACCTAATCTCTCATTTAAGATAAAACCCACTTCTGTCTTAATGGTGGCCCTTTTTTTGCTTTTGGCCATATTTTGA
- the LOC106776496 gene encoding NEP1-interacting protein 1, translating to MEFEPNPCPLRSSSLGNLVERVKQLGTLAVSAVIGNIFSAILTFCFALVGTLLGALTGALIGQETESGFIRGAAVGAISGAVFSIEVFESSLVLWQSDESGIGCVLYLIDVIASLLSGRLVRERIGPAMLSAVQNQMGAVETSFDEVQNIFDTGGAKGLSGDLVEKIPKIKITTDNNIDASGDRVSCSVCLQDFQLGETVRSLPHCHHMFHLPCIDKWLFRHGSCPLCRRDL from the exons ATGGAGTTTGAGCCAAATCCCTGTCCTTTGCGTTCGTCTTCGCTCGGGAATCTCGTCGAGAGGGTTAAGCAGCTTGGTACCCTCGCCGTCTCCGCCGTCATTGGGAACATCTTCTCTGCGATCTTGACCTTCTGCTTTGCATTAG TGGGAACTTTGTTGGGGGCCTTGACTGGAGCTTTGATAGGACAAGAAACCGAGAGTGGCTTCATTCGAGGGGCTGCTGTTGGAGCCATATCAGGAGCTGTATTTTCCATTGAAGTGTTTGAATCGTCTCTTGTTCTTTGGCAATCTGACGAATCTGGAATTGGCTGCGTGTTATATTTG ATTGATGTTATCGCCAGCTTACTGAGTGGGAGACTTGTGCGTGAGAGGATAGGTCCAGCCATGTTGAGTGCTGTTCAAAATCAG ATGGGTGCTGTCGAAACCAGCTTTGATGAGGTTCAAAACATCTTTGACACCGGTGGTGCCAAAGGTTTGTCTGGAGATTTGGTTGAAAAaatcccaaaaataaaaattacaactGACAACAATATTGATGCATCTGGTGACAGAGTTTCTTGTTCAGTTTGCCTGCAG GACTTTCAGCTTGGAGAAACAGTAAGAAGCTTACCTCATTGCCATCACATGTTTCACCTTCCTTGCATAGATAAGTGGCTCTTTAGACATGGTTCTTGCCCATTATGCAGAAGGGATCTGTAA